AAATCATTCAAAAGCAATTTGATGTAAGCGGCTTATTTTGGATTCATAGGCCAAAGATAATCTATAACGACGTCAGAGCACAGTAAAAGTGGTCTGTGAGAAAACTACACTCTCAGATCATTGCACTGGCTATAAAAAGCTAGCCATTTCCTACTTTGACCAATCAGTGGTCATTTCAAGTCAGATCAGataaacaatataaacataaaaagaCTTTATATGGCCACAGTGATCTTCGCTAAgtcctgtgtgtttttcttgcttGTTTTTTCTTCACAGGATCATTATATTAAGTAGCTTTTAGTTATAAAAATTGAATTTTAGCGTCTGCTCTTAAATCACTCTGAATTACATTAGACAGTGAGTACTGCCATATGTTTATTTACTGCAAAGCACTGTATAACAAAGGTATCTTGTACACTTAACTTATACTGTGCTATTTAAAAATCTTGAGCCACCCATGTATCCTTTATATTTTCCTTCCAAAGAGCCAGACTCAGTGTTGTATCTACAGATAACAGAGAACTTAGCAAAAGACAATTAGAGAAAGTGTATCTtaaggcagcggtccccaaccttttttgcgtcACGGACTGTtttatgtctgacaatattttcacagaccggcctttaaggtgtcacggataaatacaacaaaataaaacctgaccagtaccaaaaaaagaagatttattcataacacacaggaaaagacccagataaaccgagttaacgataaaaaccatgaaaaataacgataaaaaccgataaaaaccctgaaaactatAAATGTCAcgcccgagcctcaactctcgcggcctggtaccaaacgactcacggaccggtccAGGGGTTAGGGACTGCTGTCTTAAGGCCCTTTGTTATTGGTAGCATGTTCCAAAAGTATATAATTTGCTCTCAAATTAtgctctcttctgtttttttctgaatataCCAAAAAGCCAAGAATTGGACAAGTGATGGACAAAGAAGACGTGGCAGTCCTAAAAAATAATCTACAGCAGATAAACACCATCTGAAAGccatgtccttaagaaaaagGTAAAAATCCAATCCAAAAATCTGGCTTTTAAGCAGATccatctgctgttcactgaaACTTAGTCAAAAATTGTCTCAATCAAAGGGTCCAGAAGTCGTTCTCAAGAAAGGGAACAGGAAGAAAAGGTATGCCAAACTGAAAATCAGTGCCAGCAGGTCTGATGGACCACTGCATCTGAATTTGACATTTCTGGTTCGAATCTTTATTAATATGTATATGAAGATGTGAGGTAAGGAGTGAGGTACAACAGAGACCAtctgcagccatctgtaaaacacggtggaggctctgtcatggttttggGTTGAGCGTTCGACATCTTGTCAAAACTGTCTGTAATGATGAACACAGAAAATATCAGAGTTTGATCCCCCATAAAATACTGTCTGATTGGTTGTAGCATCATTTATTTGCCTTACATACTGTATTCCCAAGTATGTTTCCTTAATTTTCAATAAACAGCTGCACCTACTCCTCATCTTCCTaacaaaatctaaagaaattAGACTTCACACAGTACTACATGTGCAACTCCTTGATGGCATTTTCTAAAAGTAGTTGTAACTACAGCCTCTCATAACATGGCCAACCCACTGCTATTAGTTATACTGAGTGTGAGAGACAGGACCAAATGTATTGACAGACGCACAAATCAAGACAGAAGATGTGGGTAAGGTCCAACGAAGACAGATAAAGTGGTATTATTACCAGTGCTGTGTGTGATATGGTAGTGCTGCACAGAAAACGATCACACTCTACGGCCAACAGTGCTTGCGTCATATCTTGAcaccccccctccctcctcccttcTGAAAATAGAGTATAATGAGAGGTGGGGATGTTGGGTGTATGGGgtaagtgtgtatgtgtttggagGCAGCTATAAAAGTCATATTGTGTCGTCCCCCCCTTCATCTTGCTCATCTTACCTCCATCTCCTGCCCTTCTGTCTTCTCTCTGCTCCAATTCCTCTCCATCACCTTTTGCTTTGCCTTATTTCTCAGCTGCAATCATCCACCCCTTTATTCAGGtaagacagaaaataaataaacacacacacaaacatttacagGTGCAAGAGGCCACACAGAGGACACTGGAAGCTGAAGATTTAACTGCAATTTTTTTCTGGGGATTATCTGTGACATGCAGAGAGACTTCAGCTAAGTGAAATAGTTGTAAATTACCAAGATATGAGTGACACATGGGGATAAACCGTTAGTAGCTGCAGGATGTACATCAggggtgtgtttgtgtaagcCTGAGGGTGAACGCTCCGCTAGAAACTCGACTAAGAAAATCAATCAGGAGCATCATTGATTCAGGATTTCCGAGGCCTATGAAACACAACTTGATAAAGTTAAAAGGTCCAGTCGATAAAACACTGGGGGGGGGGTCATGAATATTCTTCATAGAGTATTAGAGTGCCAAAGAAGAATAACAAGCTATGTAAATATAtcattttgaaatcaattcacAAATTGTTAAATATAAGGATGTTTGGTGGTTTCAGTTtggttttctctcctctgcagtagcttgttttaaataaaaggtAATGTTAGCAGCAGGTGTTGGTCTCGTGGGTGTTTCCTTGCTCAGGTTTCACCCAGAACAGGTGTCAGTGGCACAGCAGCTGTGTACTTAAGTAACTTTAAGTACAGTAGCTAATGTCTGCTGTAGATGATTTTAGGTGTTGTTGGTATTTTTAATAGACCGCTTTTGAAAAGAGGACTTAAATAAGACACTCTTCACTGAACAAAACACTTTTCTGTGCCATGACTCAGAATTACCACCACTTCGATCTTTAACTGGCAGAGATTTATATGTGCTTTAGGGTATTATGCTGATCTGCTTTTCAAATCATTAACACcactataaaaaataaaaaagttaagTTGCTGGTTAGAACTGTATCTACTTTTCTAAAGAAACACGACTTATTTATAGCACACTCGCAGGCAAGAGTGGCTTTCAATCCTCAGTGAAGGTCTGTTATGTTATGATACTAAAATATAACCCCACATATCCATCACAGCATGCACATCCTTCACTGCAAGTTAAATAAAGTCACCGAGTGTCATTCATAATATGTGAGCAGAAACGTTCTCACTCTGCGCACTGAAATAAGTGGGCACGCACAATTACCCACCCCATAAGGAAACCCAGTTACCTCGGGCTCTGCCGTGTATGTGTACTTTTTTGTATCATCACTTCAGCCTATCAGAATGTTATCCAACATGTTATACAACTATTATAACTACAGCTAAAATCCTTCATGTTATTTTGAGCatttttgttcttgttctttTAGAAACATATACATAATATCTTAAATGAAATTAATATGTTTACCACAACTACTATAACTATTATTATTGatgaaaaatgtgtgtttaaacTTTAAAAGATAGCCAGGCCTTCTTCATTTGTCTCTTTGTGTCGGATTTGAGTGTGAAACAGTTCATACATGTGGTTTAAACACAGGTTTATGTGACTGAGGCCCAGTTTGTCTGCATTACAAGTGACATTACATTTGATGGCACAGTCATGGAAGAAGAAAGCGCACATGCACGTGAACACTGTTGCAAAGTTCATGAACCGTGACACAAAACCTGTGAATTTTGGGCTGAAAGAATGTCAGTTATGTCATCTGAATGTTTAGTTTTGTGttttacaaaatacaaaacacaaaatctgACAAGATCCAGAACAACAACTGGAACCACAAGACTGCTGATATAGGTAATAAAAACAACTGTAGCACGTTCCCAAAAGCAAAAGATGTTAACACTGAGATGGCTTCATTTCATCAACGCTTTCTATTCACATCATCTTATtgacagaaaaaaatctgcacatCTCAAGACATTTCACAAACCACAAACAGATGCTCACTAATTGGTTTTTGCTGCCAAAAATCAGACACATAACAGGTGTGGTGACAGTTGAGAAGCTGATTGGACAGAAAGCAAGAGGATGACAAtgaatttctgtttttacttttatcaTTCTGTCCTTTGGACAGGAAGGCCTGGGATTTTGCAGGGGTCAGGATAGTGCAATCTGCACGGGGACTACTGACATGACCACAGTGGGGCTTTGCAAGTCTCTCAGCACACGTATCCTGACTGTGAGACACATACTCTTACATACTCAGGAGCTCGCATCTCTTAAAGACACAAAACCCATTCATCAAACATCTATCTTGACAACTCAGCACTTGATCCCAGAGCTCTGAAATGAGACAAGTCTGGGATCAGCTCAGGTGTGACACCTACAGGCTAAAGCGATGTACTGCAACTAAGAGGACACTGATCACAAAATAGAACTGAGCAAGCGGATGAGACATGAACCACAACAGGTTACACATTTGTACTGAGCACATGCAGCTCTACAGCACACTTTGTGTTATTCAGCTATAAAGTGGTTTGTATTTCACAATGACTGGATAGGTTTCTTAGGTTTAATAAAGTTATTTTACAAACTAATGGAATTTTCTTTATATGTTAAAGCAAGGAATCAAAATCATCTCACATTGTGGGCCACATACTGGATCTTAACTGGGtcagaccagtgaaactcccctttTAGTCAGTATAAAGAATTTTAGCTACATATGAATAAGTGCAATTTCATGATAAGCTGCTGGGCTTAAAATGTAagaattaaatgtttaaaactaTAGACTGTCATGTAATTATAAGACAGAGATTGGAGTCACTGGCAGGCCACTTCTGGtccctgggccttatgtttgacacccctggatTAAAGTGTGGAAAACATCTGCATCAACTGAGGATAACTAGTTGCAATGTGACTCTGTGATacatgacagagaacagaagatATTTAAATTAATAACATACAATTAATGCCTTATCCTGAATTAAAAAAGACTCTTTTCACATCATAAGTTCCATCAGAGTTTATTATGCAATGACTACtttaactgtaaaatatacCATTTATGCTCCTGATGTCAAAGCACTGTTTGACAAACTCAGTTTTGCTGTACGCTGTTTCACACGTTCTATTTgtcaaaattgtaaaattgtagTCAAAGAGAAAAACTGCAGGAAACTCTCCTCAGAAGTGCTTAAATCTCTCTGACAGAGTGATCCTTTTAAGATAACGGAGAATCCAGAGCAATTCTGAGTGCTTATTTCAGTGTACAAAGCTTGTCTCTCTCCATGGGCGTTTGCCAGACTGTATTTATGTCTCTGTCTTAAATTCTAACGTATGTCCTTCAATTAACCTCTCGTTGTGCCAAGTTCCACAGAGGCCATCTCTCGAATGCCTTAAAGATATTCCTCTCAGGCCTGTCAGGGTTGAAATTCTCCCTGGGTTTGTTGGCATGGATCATCTTCTCTTAATTTACTGTTCTGTAAAATGCAACTTCTGTCCAACTAAAAATACCTTTCCAAACACATGTGCACATAACGAGTTCAGATTTTACTTTCAGCTTTCGTATCACATCAGCTCAGCTGCATAGTTGCTGCTGTCTACACTCACCTCTTTGAAATGCAATACCAAACTTTGCGCCTTTCatgtcctctctgtctctctctaggAAACAAAATGGTTATGACAGATCTGCTAAAACCTGAGGAGATCAAGAAAGCTCTTGATGCCTTCGCAGGTCAGTAACTGTTGTAGAGGCTCTGTGTTATTCTCAGCAGACACAGCGCTGCAAAGTACCAAAAGTTAGCATTAGATTTTTTGCTGACCcataaaaatctatttaaaaaaactatCTATGCACATGGAGTTGATGTAATAAAATCTTTTATCTTTGCCTTGTCTTTTGTAGCAGAAACATTTGACCCTAAAAAGTTCTTTGAAATGGTGGGAATGAAGGCCATGTCGGCTGAAAACGTCAAGAAGGTCTTTCAGGTTCTGGATGTGGATGGTAGTGGATTtatagaagaagaagagctaAAGTAAGAAACTCAAACAGATGCAAAAACACGCTAAAAGCAGACATGATGAAAGATACAGCTCCGCTATATAACGCTGATGTCACATGTTCCTTAAAGCTGCCCTACAGTGATCCACTTTCTGCATCAACCTGCACTTTTCTCAGGTTTGTACTGAAGGGCTTTTCCAAGGATGGCAGAGATCTGACTGACGCTGAGACTAAAGCATTTCTCACAGCTGCAGACAAAGATGGAGATGGCAAGATCGGCATTGATGGTAAGAGAAAGGTGTCAAAGTGTATTCGGTTTATTCTTCAAAAAGGTACAAAGAGGCGATGAGAGTAGGATGAGGACGGGGTGGGAGGAGAGTTAGCAAGTAGGCTAAAAGAAGTTTTCTGCACTTCCACAAATTCTGTATGTTGTGTGGGATTCTTCAGATTTCACCAAAATGTCTCTAATACTTGCTTTTTATTGTTTACATCTattgaaaaactgaatatgatACCGAAACAAATTTGCAAGTTTGCAAGAAAAGACACACTGAGAAAAAATGTAATGCCACCTGTGCAAGCTAACGCCAACTTTTAAATATCTAATTTGTTTACTGgaataaaaatgtcataaacTAAATCTGCCAAttagtttgggttttttgtaaCATAATCATACAAACACAATATCTGAAATGTTAGCTATGGTAACACCATTCAGCGACTTCAAGGTATGACGGGTGGAATAAATGCTTGTGCTGGTGTATAAGGAATCCCATACAATACACCAAAGTGTGGTTGGGCCAGATAGTGAACCTCCTAATGTGTACATTCGCGTGTGAAAGTTGAATAGCAAGCAATTGGGCATAAAAAAAGTCCAAGAAAGAATGGATGAATGAGAAATGTTGGATAGCGTGCTTTGCAGAAAACCAGAACAACAGTGTGGCCTGTTGATGTATTAAAGGTGAAAGATTTGCTTGATGATATAGAAGCTTTGGTccagaagaaaaacacagttcAAGGTTCCAGACACCATGAAATACTTGGATCAGTTCCTTGTTGGTGTTTAACTGAATATGCTGACAATGTTTCCCTCATTTGTGCGCGTTTacgtttttgttttgctctctttttttcagagtttgaagCCTTAGTGCATGAGTAGGGGAAAGCTGAACTCCCCTCTTGTTCTTCCTGCTCCTCTTTGTCCCTGCATCCACATTTTGTAACTGCGACCTTCAAACTCTTCCTCCCTTTCCTCGCTCTGGACCCCTCACACGGAGTCAGACCAGGCCTGCTCTCTGCAAAACACTACCAAATACAGGCCAACAGGGAGTCCACCTGAGGAGGAACATACAGGCATAACAGGCACCAGtttcacttttcattttttctttttatatatatagatagatatatatatatttaaccaCACATGCTGTATGGATTTCAGAAGCATTCTTAATGATTTTGCGAGGATAGTCTGTGGTCAAAAAAGGTGGTACTAGTGTTGTAGATGGTGTAGATGTTCTCAAGACTCCTTAAATCTTAATTTCCTTCCTCTCTGTGTATCAGGTTGTGCATTGTGTCTTGACTGGTTTTATTTCTGGATGTTCACATGTCAGTGCACTTTCCTCCCACTCCTCCTCTTTAGCCACCTTCATTCACCTCCCTCACCTCAaccacctcctccttctccacCACCTCGTCCTCCTCCACTCCCTGCCTCTGATCAGATCATGTAGTAAATAAAGTCATATAAGGAGAGCTGTGAAGAGAGAAAAGATCTCAGTAtgaaatgataataaaaaagaaaacttgacGTGAAGTGTCTCTTTACTTATTGTTACTCGCAGTGAACACACAACATTGAACTCACACAAATGCAACACACTGAACATCGCAAAACATGTCAATCACTGGGATAGTGGAGAGAGCTTAAGCTTAACATTTTGGGAAACATGCCTTCTTTCTCAGGTTGCTTGCTCACACACGCATATAAATATTTTGCCAACAGCCAGATTTCACAGTAAAGAGACTGAAAATGTGGTGCTGATACATCAGTGAGATGCTAAACAAACAGCTGCTGTAGCTGTAGAAAACAGCGTAGCATCAGTGTTTTCTTCAAATTTCTGGCAACAAGCATACTtccaaaaatgtttaaatattctCTGAATATTTTTACCAATAGACTCAAACAAATATTAACATACAAACTCAAATTGCTGTACAAAGTTTTgttaaaataaccattttagtttagttcagtCAGGGGAGGATGGCTGATTTGGACATTGTAGCAATTTATATTTGGCGTCCATCACTATGGAGCAACAGGATCCTGGTACAGAACAGAGTGAACATTAATAACAAGAGATGGTTAAGACAGATACAGACAGAAAGAAGGCGATGGGGTGGAGgcgggttgcaaagtggcttgcaagTCTGCAGCAAAACTTATCTGGTCCTTTGTAGGTTTTATCAGCCAACATTGTTGTAGAGGAACTTTGATCCACTCTTCTTTGTAACGTTGCCTGAGTTTATTGAGATTTGTGAGCTTTAATTTATGCACAGTTCTCTGAAGGTCCGATCGCAGAATTTTAGGTTGAGGTCTGTGCTTTGACTGAGGAGTTCAAGGTTGACTGTAAGGtttccaggtcctgtggctgcgaaacaagcccaaatcatcactccTCCACCACTGTCCCATTGGTAGGAGGGGTTTGtgttgatatgctgtgtttggttttctccaaaccTGCTGCTGTGCATTATGGTCAACAACCTCCACTCATTGTTCCCAAAGTCTTGAGTTTTGtgcagatgcaactttgcataTCTAAGCTGTGctgcaatattttatttttagagagaagaggctttcttctGGTAACCCTTCTCTATAAGCCATATCTGtccagtctttttctaattgtactgtgaAGAACTGGCTTGTAGATGTAGCTCTGTGCTTTTTTGTAATTGTCTGAGCTCTGCACAGTCTGACTTTGGGGTGAATTTCCTGGGGCATTCCCTCCCAAGAGGTTTGTGGCATTGTGTTCTGCTTATATAGTGGTGGTAACACCAGCTGATGATTAGTTAATCAAGTCAATCTGACCAGCAGCGACTAGCTGCTACATACTCTCTTAATTAAAGTACCGCtgtgcttagtttttcacatCGTTCTGTAGTTCTGCTTAATTTTTGTTAAACAAATTATGACACAgtgtaatatgtcatgttttgtaGTTCAACTAGGCTGTATTTAGCTAGTTTTAAACCCTGGTAAGGACCAGATTAGTTTTACCCTGTCCTGATATATAAAACCTTACAATTTACCATAACTGTAGGTAAGTTCATAGTAGGAAGTTTTTACAACTAAAAATTAGTCACTCAAAGGTTAATCAGTGTTCCTTATATGAAATTATTAAAGGGATGTCTATGAGCTAATGTGGGCTGAGACTGCTCAGCTCAGCTTGTCTTTGTGCCCTGTCTGAATTAATTCTATGATCAACTTAAtggttttgatatttaatcTATGTGTATTACAGTATCTTCTTTGGTATGGGATATACCTTATGTTAAAACTGTACAAACCTTCTGGCCATTTCACTCAGAGCATTCACATTTCAGACACGTCACGTCATTCACTACCAAAAATGTACGTCCTGCCTCCACATCCTGATCTCACAGCATCAGTAACAAACCCTGCATGCACGACTGCCAATGGATTAATGGATCTGAGGAGCAGATCTGTCATTGGTCGTCGTGGGACGAAGCTTTACCGTGGCGAATGGGTTTGTGCCTCTGAAACGAGAGGATGATGGAAAATGATATACAACACCACATGCACTCAACTGCTTTCTGCCAATACCAAAACCACACAGACAGAGGCACACACACTCTAGGTTTAGACACTAACATCACACCACAGCCTGAGGGTGGTACATTTTGACAGCGTGCAATGAGCACTCTGTGGAGGTCTTTGTTTCAAGTAAACTTTGACCAGGGTTTATTGTTTGCAGTCGGAATTGGGATTCAAAAAGATGTTCCTTGCACATGCTCTAGTGTAATCTAGTTTTCTGGGAGGACAATTCATAGGATTCATATATATTGGCATGCAATCAAAGCAGCGTTGcactggcatttttttttcctgaacaaTACATAACGATAACCCAAACATGCATTCCTAACCCATGTCTAATTACCTGGGAAACAGTGGGTTTTCATGGGGTCCATGTGGT
This sequence is a window from Oreochromis niloticus isolate F11D_XX linkage group LG6, O_niloticus_UMD_NMBU, whole genome shotgun sequence. Protein-coding genes within it:
- the pvalb7 gene encoding parvalbumin-7 isoform X2 — its product is MTGNKMVMTDLLKPEEIKKALDAFAAETFDPKKFFEMVGMKAMSAENVKKVFQVLDVDGSGFIEEEELKFVLKGFSKDGRDLTDAETKAFLTAADKDGDGKIGIDEFEALVHE
- the pvalb7 gene encoding parvalbumin-7 isoform X1, whose amino-acid sequence is MVMTDLLKPEEIKKALDAFAAETFDPKKFFEMVGMKAMSAENVKKVFQVLDVDGSGFIEEEELKFVLKGFSKDGRDLTDAETKAFLTAADKDGDGKIGIDEFEALVHE